The stretch of DNA AGGTATTACGACACCCTATCCCAATGGAGCTTTTTACATATTTCCAAGTTGTGAGCAGTTGATAGGGAAGAGAACGCAAAACGGGAGAATCATAAATGATGATAGTGATTTTGCGGATTATTTGCTTGAAGAAGCTTTGGTTGCAGTTGTTCCAGGTATCGCATTTGGAACCAAAAACTTCTTCAGAATTTCATATGCAACATCTGAAGAGCTGTTAAAAGAGGCCTGCGCCAGAATTAAACTTGCTTGCGATAAATTATCATAGTTATATACCTCTCGTAAATCAAGAGTTGGCAAATTTATAGACGACAGAGAACTTGGAAAAGAGCTAGGAATACAAGCGATGAGCATGAGGTGATTACATATGTACGCAAACGTTATGCGAAATCCGAAGTATTTTGAGGCCAAATTTCGAAGTTAGCGGGATATGCACCCATAGAATATACTAAGTTTTTTATCCAAGACTTTTGTTTTAATTTGCAAAGCATCTAATATCGAATGGAAAAGGTTATCATGCGAAAAATTATCTTCTTTTTTCAATGATAAGCAGTTTTTGTGTATTTTAAAGTCATCCAGATAGTTATCTGAAAGCCACATTATCATTGGCACATGTTTTTGATTTTTAGGGGCAATCATATAAGGCATTCCGTGTAAATATATCCCATTTTCTCCCAATGACTCGCCGTGATCTGAAACATATAACATAGCAGTGTTAACATCCTTTTTATCCTTTAAAAACGCGATCAACTTCGCCAAGAAGTAATCAGTGTATAAAATTGTATTATCATAACTATTCACTATAGACTCTGGGCTGCATTGTTGCAATTCTGTGGTCTTGCAGATTGGGGTAAATTGATAAAAGCTCTCCGGCGTCCTAATGTAATAAGCTGGCCCATGGCTTCCCTTCTGATGCAGTACCACAAATAAATCCTGCCCTTTGTTGTGGGAAATATAGTCCTCAAGAATCTCCAACATTGATTCATCGTAAATTTCTTTGTCATATTTGTTTCTTAACCATTTATCTGTATGTATTGTTGTGCTCCCATCGCATACTTCTTTACAGCCGCTATTATTATCGATCCATAGCACCTGAAAATCTGAACTTTTGATTAAATTTAATAGATTATCACTATGTTTTAGATTACCTTTAGTAAAGTTAGCCCTATCAAAAGATGAAAAAATACAAGGAACAGAAGCAGCGGTAGAAGTACCACAGGCAGACACGTTCTCATAATTGATTATATCCAGTGCCTTTAATTTTGGATTTGTTTCTCTTTTATACCCGTTTAATGAGAAATTTTCTGCTCTGGCTGTCTCTCCAACAACAAAAACAAATATACTAGGTCTCTTGTGGATGCTCCACCTTTTGTCTTTTACTGCCTCACTTGGAATAAAATCAATCGGTTTTTCTGCTGGATATATCAACTTTAAGTTCTGGTATATTGCATTAACAAAGTTATTCGGAATGATACGGTGGACAATATCTTTATGATTTCTAAATATCGAAGCGAAAGTTTTAAATTGAAAAAATATCAGCAGCAGCATCAAACCCGCACATACTATGACCCCAGATAAACATTTTAAAAAGGTCAACACCTTATTAGGATAAACGATATTTGAGCGGCAGACAAGAATCGTTGGTAATAAACCAGTGATGAAAAATATAAAAACTAGGTTTGATGTGAGCAATTCCCTGGACTCTTTAAAATCTGTTTCCAAAACATTCTCTACCATAAAAGAATCAACCACTATCCCGTACTTGAGCATGAAATATTGAGCCAAAGATGCTGTAAGTAATATCAGAATTACAATCGGCTTGTGAATGAACGGTATTGATATACAAGAAAATCCTATATAAAGAAAACATATCAGTACTAGCAAAAAAACAGCCAAAAAATACATTGGAAGAAAGCCGTCGCCCACGGGTGATAAATTCAGAAGGAATATAAATAACGGGATATTTAAAAAAACGGCCGTATACAATGCCATCAACAAATTAAACACCGGCAATTGGATGTTTAATTTAGTTAAAAATTTTTCTCTCATCGTTCGCTTAAGGAACCTATATTTTGTTGAGTTCAGATTCAGTAGTGTACATCATTTTCTTGGGCTTTTCCACGAAATATATAGTAACTACACCCTGTATAAACTAAAACCACGGGTAAAATTAAGGCAACACCTATAAGCATAAAAGACATAGACTCAGGGGAAGCAGCTGCTTCCCAAATTGTGATTTTCCTTGGCACAGCCCACGGCCATAAAGAAACCCCAAAGCCAAAAAATCCAAGACAAAACAGCAATATTGTCAATAAAAATGGACTTAGCTCACCATTCTCAACTACTGCCTTATATAAAAAATAGCTTACCACCACAGCCATCACAGGCGCCGGCAATAAATAAAATATATTAGACACCTTAAACCAAGTATTATATATATCTTGATCAATAAAAAGTATCCACAAACTTACAATCCCCAGTAATATAGGCAGGCACCGTCAAGTTAATGGAGGTAAGGGCGTGACAGGGCACCGTCAAGTTAAAAAAGTTGAGGTGCAAAAGGTATTGAGAGAAGAGGGAAAAAATAGTAAATTGGAGCAAAATAAAAAATAATAGAAAAACAATGGAAGAAAGAGCGAGCAGATACAGATATCCAATGGTGATAATAGGACATGCAGTTTGGTTGTACCACAGATTTAATTTGAGTTATAGAGACGTAGCAGAAGAGTTGTTATAAAGGGGTATAGAAGTAAGCCATGAAACGATAAGAGCATGGTGTATTAAATTTGGAAAAAGGTTTTTAGATATAATCAAGAAGAAGTAGAGGAAAGCAAAGGATAAATGGCATTTGGATGAGATGAGCATTAAAATTAACGGTAAATATTTTATTTTGTGGAGAGCTGTAGATGAAGATGGATATGAGATAGATGTCTTCCTACAGACCAGACGTAATAAAAAGTCTGCGATAAGGTTTTTATCAAGATTATTACAATCAAATCCAGTACCCAGAGTAATCGTGACAGATAAATTAAAAAGCTATACCAAACCTATAAAAGAAATGTGCCCTAAAACAGAGCATAGGCGCCATAAAGGATTAAATAATAGGGTTGAAAATGCACACCAACCAACACGCAGGAAAGAGAAATGCCTAATAAAATTCAAATCTCCTTCTGGGGTACAGCAAACTCTTTCTTTGATGGGAAAAATAAGGAACATATTTTCAGTAGATGTGGGCAGGTATATTAACAGTTCTAGCAAGCAAAAAGAAATGTTTTTCGAAGCTAAATCTATTTGGGATCACGCCGCTCAATCCATAGCTGCTGCATAATTTTCAAAAAGATGCTCTGTCACGCCCTTACCTCCATTAACTTGACGGTGCCGGTCTGTTAGATGTCTATTGTAGGTCAATATGACATACAATAGTATAAAAGTAAAGAGTATATTTATGGGTCTGTTAGACTTACATTGGACCTACATCGTGGGTCTACCAACTTTTATCTAACTTCTCAGAAGTAATACTATGTTCAATAAAGCAATTTCTCATGTCAGCAATATTTGCCATTTCATAAATTATTTCTTCTATTTCACTATCTAAATTTTCTTCAGTAGTATATTTTATAGTCAATTTATAATCCCAAGAATCTTTACAAGGTTTTTCTAAATCATAGTAGCTATTTAAATAATCTTCTATTTCTTGTCTAACTCTTGTTTTTCCTCTAACAAACTTACTATTATTTTCAACCATCAGCCATAAATCAAGCTCAATAGATTTCTCTATATCTTTGGATATATCGTATGTTTTTAAAATCTTTTGAACAGTGCCAGTTCCTATATTTAACTTTTTTGCTATTTTTAATATAGCCATTCCGCCAGCTCTTAAACTTAATACGTCTTGTACCTTCTCTTCAAATATAATTGGTCTACCTAGTTGAGTACCACTATTTTTAGCTCTCTCTAATCCAGCTTTAACTCTTTCACTAATTATAGAACGCTCAAATTCACTAAATACACCTATCATCTGAAACATTGCTTTTCCAGATGAGGTTCTTGTATCTATGCCTTGTTGATGAAGATATAAATCTACACCTTTATCATCAAGGAGTTTAAGGAAACTAACCAAATCCTGTAATGATCTACCTAATCTACATACAGACCATGCAGCTACTATATCTATTTTATTTTGCAATATAGCTTTTTGTAGCTTTAAAAACTCAGGTCTATCTGATTTAGTACCACTTATCCCAGTATCTATATAATATTTATAAATATGCCAGCCAGATTTCTTAGCAACTTTATCTAACTCTAATCTTTGGTTATCAGTGGTTTGCTCATTTGTTGAAACCCTTAAATAAAATGCTACTTTCTTCATGTTATTTTATAAACAGAATCTCTTTTTCCAATTCTTATGACTAGTACTACAAGGTCATTATCTTTAATCTGTGATAAAATCCTATATTTGCCAACTCTGTATCTCCATATTTTAACTAAATCATTAGACTTTAATGCAATTCCATGAGCTCTAGGGTCTTGTTGTACTTTTTGTCGTAAATAGCCTATAATCCTTTTCTGCTCTTGTTTTTCTAGCTTACTAAAGTCTTTATCAGCCCCAGTAGTAAAATTAATCCGCCAAGTCATATTTTTTTTCAATCTCATCCAAAGATATAGTAGACTCTCCTTTTTCTATTCTAGCTAAAGCAATTAAAATATCAGCTTTCTCTTCTAAATAATTTTCTAAAGCCTTTTTTATAATATATCCTTTGTTACGATCTGTTTCAGAAGAAACAATATTAAGAATATGATTTAACTCTTCTGGAATCCTTGCAGTAATTGTAGCCATATAAATTTACAATAAATTATTTAATAAATATAACTTATGAATACAACGTATTCAATGTTATTTGTTATAAATGTAAGATTTATTATAACTGAAGCCTGTACAAAAAACAATGGTTTATTGTATGAAAATTTACCTATTCTGCAGAGCCCCTTTCCCCTTGATTATTTTCCTCATTTTCATTAGGGTTTTTTGTATGGTTGGCTAGCCATTTAATTTCCAATCCTTCATATTCTATTTGCTGCTTGACTTCATCTAAAGATAAAAACCAGTCATCATACATCATTTCTTCATTTGAATCTGGCCATTTTGTTCCATCATTTGGCCATGTAAATATATAATATCCCTTTCTACCGTCACTTGCGGCACTTTCAATCATAATTTCGCCATGAGGACTATATTCGCCCTTTGTTATTTTTCCTTTTACTCCTAATTTTATTTCTACCATATCACTTTATTATTATATGATTATTTGTTATTCTTTTTCCTACTTGATTGTACCTTTCTAAGTGAAAATGCCTTGGATAAGGTGGGTGATTACCTTCAATAGAGCCCCTATCAATCCTAAATTGTCTTAAACCATCAGCACTTCTGAATACACCTTTATCAATTTCTTTATACCCTTCACCAAGCCATTTCTCTCCTAATTCTAAAGCTTCAGATTCTGTAAATTTTTGTGAACTAGTAAATTTACCATCCTTATTATTTGTTTCTTTAATTGTTTCTTCGAATTTATTATCATCATTATTATCTCCTGGATCGAAGTCATCATCAGGATCAGGTGCTCCTGATGAGGCTACTGCTGTTCCTGGCTCTTGCTGAGTTTGCTGCTTATCTTTAGAAATATCATCATTGCTATCTTTGTAAGATTCTTCATTAAGCTTATCTGTTGTAATTTTAATTCCAAGCCAAGCTGCAGCTCCTATTGAAATTTCCAGAACAGCTTTTACGCATGCAGAACTTGTCGCACAGCTTCTTATTGCCTGACCAATTCCCATCGCCGCTAATGGCAATGCTGCTGGTCTAATCACTGGATTTTCTGACATATACTTCGATACTGCTGCATATGCTGTATCAATTGCGCCATTTCTATCTAATACCAAATTATTACTTTCTAAGTGATGTGCTAATCTAATAATTGATAATTTTTTATATATATCACCATTGAGTTCTGGATATTTTTCTAAAATTTTTTGATCTATTTCTGATAATTCATCTAGAGTATTTTTTCTTGCATATTTATTATTTGTAAATACTTGATCCTTGGGATTAAATTTAGTTTTCTCATCTTGTGTGATGCTTTCTTTATTTGGCAATATATTACCTAATGCTTCCCCAACCTCACCAACTGCATCCATAAAGCTAGTTGCAATATTCTCAAAGAACTTTCCAGATTTTAGATTTTCTATTGCCTTCTTCTTTGTTTCTTCATTTAAAGAGCTAAACTTAGCTCTTATTGTTTCTATTTTATAATTATAATCAAAGCTACTTGTCTTACTTACATCTCTATTTGCTTTTTCTATTTCACATACTTTATTAACTTCACTTTCTGTACATTTGACTTCTCCTTTTCCTATTGTCGCAAATGTATATCCATCCCCATCTCTTCCGCCAATCACAACTCCGTATTTACTTATCTTTCCATCGCTTCCTTTGTTTTCAGTTATATAATTAATACTTGCTCCAAGAGTATGCCCCTCATCACTATCGTATACATGCTTCACAAATAACTCTCCTACAGTAAGTATCAAATTACCCACATCTTTGTAATTCCCTTCTTCATCTACTTCAGCATTTGCTATCATTGCTCCATTTAACTCTAGCGCATGTGCTACTATTATATTTGTATCTTCTTGTCCAACTAACCTTGTTAACTTACTTACTACATTTCTCTTACCACTACTTACTTCAAATGATCCACCATAGTTCTTAGATACACTATTACCCCATCCTTTTGATAATCCAAAGCTCCTACCACTGCTTTCTTCTAGCTCTTTTACTGATTCCAATATTAAACTCTCAAAGCTTGCTTCAAGTGATTTTGCTTCTATAAATGTACCTTTGATATCCGCATGTCCCTTTACTTTTAACTCTAATCTATTTGTTACATATATTTCTGCATGAATAGGAACTATCTCGTCACTATTTAGCTTTCCTGTATTGCCACCTACATTTGAACCTACAGTTCCACTCATTCCAACTTGGATATTTATTCCACCGCCTTGTGATCTTCTATGTTCTTCGTTATTTGCTGTATTTGTAGTTAGCTTATTTGTATTAAAATATGCATCATATGCTTTGATCTGTGTTGATTTTAATCTCAACTCCTCACTTGTGCTTTCATATGTGCCTTCTTTTAATTTTCCATCTTCTTCTTTTCCTACTTCTATTGTTGTAAACTTAACTGTTCTTTTATCTAACTCATTACTGCTTTCTGAATAACTTGCAGATAACCATACTCCACCTTGGAATAATCCTCCACCTGCTGCTATACCCATTAATGTATTATATGCATCCCATGCTGCAAATGCTGTATTAATCGCTCCTTCTTTCCCACCTTGCCTAATACTTTTATCTACACTCTTACCACTTTCTATAAGTCCTGCTATACTATTTTGTATCCCTAACTTCAATCCTAAAAACCCTTCTACTTTCCTTTGGCTATGTGTCTTAGTATCATATACCACATCATGTATTTCTAGTTTAGATCTTGTTGTTAACTTTTCCTCTGCTTTTATATACGCTCCTTCTGTATAAATAGTTTCATCTGTATCTAGTGTTATAAAATGCCCTACTAAACTTGAGACCCTATGTATTGCTTCCGCACTCGTCTCTCTACTTTTACTCACCTTAATCCCAAGCCCTACACTTTGCTCTCTTGAATTTGATGTAAATGCAAAGCCTATTCCTTTTTTATCTACAGCCGCATAACTAAAATCTAATTCTGGTGCTGCCACTAACTTTATCCCTTTTGGTGCTTTTATTTCTATCGTCTCAGCCTCTACCTTACTTGCCAACTGTAACCATCCGCCACTTCCATAGCCTATAAATGTGGCACATTTTCCATCCATAGTTTTAACCACATTTTTCTCATCTTCTAACCCCTTACAGTCGTTATTAATTTGAATTATTGTAGGAACTATCTCCTCAGATACTGATTTGCCAACATATTTTTTGCTTCTTATTACATAATCACTTTCTCCCCACTCTTCTTTTAGCAGTATATTCTTACCAGGTAATAAGCTTATTAATCCAACAATATCATCTTTTCCAGTCTTAATCTCCATTGAGCTTGTTGTTATGATCGCTGCCCTTATTGCTGTATCTTCTAATGACCCAAATACTACTTTCTTAGCTGCACTTATAAAAGGTCTTATAATATTCGTAATGCTACTATATGAATATGTTTCACTACTAAACACGAACCAACTATCATCTTCATATCTCTCACTTATATACTTATTCGCAACTGCTTCTATTACATTCTTCCCAAGCTTTGCTTCTAACTCAAATTCTCCTTCTGTTTTAATTATTGGTGAGTATAAGTAATTTCCATTTTGACTTACTATCTTTATATCTCCACTTGCCATTATCCTAGCAAGTTCATATTCTAAACTCTCACTTCTACTATACCCATCACCCCATGAATAATATAATTTATTATATATTGCAGCTGGTATAACTATTACCTTATCTCCTGATTCTATTGCAATGGTATTAGCTTTTATCTCTCCACCTTTTACACCAATATTTCCTTTAGAATTTACTTTAAAGCTTCCACTCAAATCTACTGCTGGACTATTCATTGGCACATAGCTTACTTTATGCGAGTTACTACTATATTGTTCAATCACCTTCACAAGCATTTCCATTATAAAGCTACCTCTAGCCTCGACATTTAAACTACCACTTCCCTTAATTTGATTTAGCTGATAAATATTCCTTGCTTCTATAAATGTATCTCCTATTGAATCTATCAATCCACCATTAAATACATCTTCATCTATAATTAATGTTGTATCCTTAAGTGCTATCGTTGCACTACTATAACCATCCTTAAGTATCTCTTCTGTTACATACAATCTTAAAGACCATGCTTCAATTTCATTTATATTTTCTTTTACTGGCCACAGTATTGCATCCACAAGCTCACTTTGTTGCCATCTTGTTAATTCTATGCCTGGTATTAACCCTAAATCCCTTTTAGCTGTGACTGCATTCTTAAGCAATTGATCAAACTCTTCATCATCATTCTTCTTATGATTCCATATATATGCTTTACCTAACTTATCAAAGATTGCTCTTTTTAATACCTCATGTTCATAATCAGGGTCTGCTAGTATTTGTATAATATCACCTGTACTATATCCCAATTCCTTCAGTAAATAAGCAGTTCCTTTTTGTTTCATTCCTGGAAGCTCAAATATACTTTCAAATATGTAATTGGTTACTAATCCACCACTTGCAACTAACCCAGTCCCATCACCAGCAAGTGCACAACTATCTCCGCAAGACCCATCTCCTATTGCTAATTGATTTGGTGTATTTACTTTGTAAATCCCAGGATTATATTGCTCAAAGAAATATCTTAAAAATCTTGCTTCTTGACTGCTTTGACCACCAAAGTTAAATACATTATCCAATCTTATTTCATAACCTTCCTTCCTTAGACTATTCATCATATCAATTGCTGATAGCTTAAACTCTTCTATCTCCTGTGATTTTAAATCATATGGTACCAGTGCATTGCTATTATCCTTAAACTCATCAAGTAGTTTTGACAATTCACTTTTTGCTACTGCATAATTTGAAAGCCCTGCTACCCTAGCTCCTTCTACATCTGTAAATGCTACTGTTGAAGGATAGGTTTTATATATTGTGGTTCCTTTTCTTGTGTTATAAAAATTGTTATTTGTTTGCACATCTTCATTTATATATCTGATCGCTTCTTGACCTCTCAGAATTATTTCTAAAATTGGGTTTTTAAAGAATGCCTCAAATTGACTATTACTTCCTGTGGTTTGTATTATATTGTCATTAAAATATGCTTCCGTACTAGCTTTTATACATTTAAATTTTAAAATAAAATCTGATTGTCTACCCCTTTTTGTTAGATCATCCCCTATATTTCTTAGGTATTTCTCATTAGAGACTGGAACCATGTACTCGTCTCCAGGGTAATATTCCCAATAATAAAACATACTAATATTATGCTCTTCTATTACAAGACTTTTAGCTATGTTTTCTATACTAATTTTTGGGCTCTGTCGCATCTGTAATATGATGCAAAAACTTTCAAATTATTTGTATATTTTTCCATTAAGCAGTTAGTGAAAGAAATTTATCAAAGTCAGAATTATAATTGTCATTGTCAGCAAGTTGTCCTTTTTTAATCATGTGCAAGAGCTCTATTCCTGCAATAGTCCTGGCGGCACTTCTAAAGGATTTGAAACCAAGCATCGGTCTAGTTCGTTTCTTTACAAATCTGTGATCGCCTTCTATCCTATTGTTTAGATATTTGTTATGCCTAATTTCTATTTGGTCTTCTTTAGATAATGGCTTATTGATCGAATTCAAAGCAGAAGTATTAGAGCCACTTTTATCTATATTAACCTTTATAGGCTGGCCACTAGATTTAATTGCTTTCCTGAAAAACGCTTTAGCTGCCCTTTTATCTCTTTTTGCTCTTAGCATAAAATCTATGGTATCCCCGTATTTATCAACTGCTCTATACAAATAGACCCATTTACCTTTAACCTTGATATATGTCTCGTCCATTCTCCAGCTGCCGTTGACTGGCTTTTTTCTTTTTCTGAATCTTCCTTCAAGTATTGGCATAAACTTTACTACCCATCTTTGTAGAGTGGCGTGATCTATGTTGAGTCCTCTCAACCCGCCTATCTCTTCTATCTCTCTGTAACTTAAAGAATATCTTCCTTTCATATACAGCGATACCATAATGATTTCTGCGCCATATTCATGGTTCTTAAAATACTTCATTAATTTTGGGTCTACTTTAAACATTATTACCAGCAACTATTTCTTTCAGAATATCAAAAATTCTTATGTGTTTCAACAGATGCGACAGAACCCAGAATTTTCAAAAAGATGCTCTGTCACGCCCTTACCTCCATTAACTTGACGGTGCCGTAAAATTACATCCACACTCTTTGCATTTATACCTTTGCATACCCCTAATATTACCATTCTTAACGTATTTACTGCTACTGCATTTTTTACACTCTGTATTCATATTTCTATTTTCTTTGTTGCTCGCTATATTCATTTTAGCATCTTATCTATCTTATGGCAACACTCCCAAAAAATTGGCTTCAAAACATTTCTGCAGTATCTCATAACATCTGAGCGCTATTTGTACGTTTCTAATCCTAATCGTTCGTGTTCCTGGATTTTTTAAAGCTATCTGTCGTCCACACATTTGCCAATTCTTAATTTGACTTAAGTTGCACGACTTACGTTGACAGATAAATCAAACATCAAACTTTTTCAGAACATAACTCAGAATTCCATCATTCAGGAAATACTCCAGCTCCATATCTGTATCTATTCTTACAAGCAGATCAATCTCGTATACGGACTTCTTATCACGTTCTATTATACACTTTATAGCTCCTTTAGGCCGCACTTTATTGTATCCCAGTAAAGTGACTGATTCGCTCCCATTCAACTCAAATGTATCTAAAGAGGTGTTTACAAGTTGCAGAGGCAATACCCCCATGCCAACTAAATTTGACCGATGAATTCTTTCAAAACTTTCCGCTATCACTGCTTTGATGCCAAGTAACTTCGTACCTTTGGCTGCCCAATCTCTAGACGAACCTGTGCCGTACTCTTTGCCCGCAAAAACTACAAGTGGAACACCATCTTTTTTATAATCAACTGCGGCAGCATGAATTGTTGTTAAGGTGCCCGTGTTATTTTGATCATAGTACTTGGTATAGCCACCTTCCTTCCCACCCGCTATTTTATTTTTAATTCTGATATTGGCAAACGTTCCTCTGACCATCACCTCGTCGTTTCCCCTTCTCGAGCCAAATGAATTAAAGTTTTCTGGTAGTACTCCCTTATCAATTAGATACTCTCCCGCTGAGTGGTTTTTGGAAATGTTACCCGCAGGGCTGATATGATCAGTGGTAACACTATCTCCAAAAATTGCTAATATTCTTGCTTCTTTCAGGCTGTCTATGGCAGAGTTGCTTACCTCTGACTCTTTGAAAAAAGGAGGTTTCTTTATGTATGTGCTTTCATGCTGCCATGAGTAACATAACGTTTTATCAATTCTAATTCCCTCCCATTCTTTATCTCCCCTAAGTATATCTCTATACTTGGCAATATAAGTCTCTCTGTTTAGAACCTCATCAATCACCTCTTTTATTTCTTGATTAGATGGCCATATGTCTTTAAGGTACACCCCCTGACCGTTTTCATCAAATCCTAACGCTTCATTTAGAATATCAAAATCAATATACCCCACAAGAGCAAACGCAACGCAAAGAATTGGAGAGGCTAAATAGTTATCTTTTACCAGAGGGTGGATTCTGCCTTCAAAGTTTCTATTACCAGACAATATCGATGCAACAGACAAGCCTCTCTCTTTTATCTCCTCCTCTACTTCTTTCAATAACGGTCCAGAGTTTCCTATGCATGTTGTGCATCCGTAACCCACTAGGTAAAAACCAAGTTTTTCAAGATAATACATTAACCCTGATTTTTCTAAATATTGCGTTACCACTTTAGAACCTGGTGCTAACGATGTTTTTACCCATTTTTTAGTTCTAAGCCCACTTTCGTAAGCCTTTTTAGCAAGTAAACCAGCACCTATCAAGACATACGGATTAGAAGTGTTGGTACAACTGGTAATTGCAGAAATCACTATGTCACCATTTTGCAATTTATCATGTTTTTCTTTATCCCTAACTTTTTGTTTAAGCTCTGAAAGCTCAATTCTATCCTGAGGCCGTTTAGGGCCTGCTATGCATGGTTTGATACTACTTATGTCTAGTTCCAAATACTCATTATACCGGACTTGCTGTTCCAGGTTATCTTGCCAAATACCCTGTTCTTTTGCATAAGCTTCCACTAAGGCGATTTGCAATTTGTCTCTTCCTGTTAAATGTAGATATCTTATTACTTCCTGGTCAATTGGGAAATGCCCACAAGTTGCTCCATATTCTGGCGCCATGTTAGCGACTGTTGCTCGTTCAAATAGCGAAAGAGCTTCAACTCCTGGACCATAAAACTCCACAAATTTACCAACCACATTTTCTTTCCTCAAAATTTCGGTGATAGTCAGAACCAAATCTGTAGCTGTGACTCCTTGAGGCAGCTTCCCTGTTAGTTTAAACCCGACTACTTTTGGGATAAGTAGTGATACTGGCTGCCCTAACATGCATGCCTCCGCTTCTATCCCCCCAACTCCCCATCCAAGCACTGACAAACCGTTTATCATAGTTGTGTGACTATCAGTTCCAACTAATGTATCAAAAAAAGCTGTTTTGCACCCATTCACATCTCGGCTGGAAACAACATCTGCTAGATACTCTAGATTGACTTGATGGCAAATTCCTGTCCCTGGTGGAATGACCCGGAAGTTTTCAAACGACTCCTGACCCCATTTTAGGAACTGATACCTCTCATTA from Candidatus Bandiella woodruffii encodes:
- a CDS encoding hemagglutinin repeat-containing protein, giving the protein MRQSPKISIENIAKSLVIEEHNISMFYYWEYYPGDEYMVPVSNEKYLRNIGDDLTKRGRQSDFILKFKCIKASTEAYFNDNIIQTTGSNSQFEAFFKNPILEIILRGQEAIRYINEDVQTNNNFYNTRKGTTIYKTYPSTVAFTDVEGARVAGLSNYAVAKSELSKLLDEFKDNSNALVPYDLKSQEIEEFKLSAIDMMNSLRKEGYEIRLDNVFNFGGQSSQEARFLRYFFEQYNPGIYKVNTPNQLAIGDGSCGDSCALAGDGTGLVASGGLVTNYIFESIFELPGMKQKGTAYLLKELGYSTGDIIQILADPDYEHEVLKRAIFDKLGKAYIWNHKKNDDEEFDQLLKNAVTAKRDLGLIPGIELTRWQQSELVDAILWPVKENINEIEAWSLRLYVTEEILKDGYSSATIALKDTTLIIDEDVFNGGLIDSIGDTFIEARNIYQLNQIKGSGSLNVEARGSFIMEMLVKVIEQYSSNSHKVSYVPMNSPAVDLSGSFKVNSKGNIGVKGGEIKANTIAIESGDKVIVIPAAIYNKLYYSWGDGYSRSESLEYELARIMASGDIKIVSQNGNYLYSPIIKTEGEFELEAKLGKNVIEAVANKYISERYEDDSWFVFSSETYSYSSITNIIRPFISAAKKVVFGSLEDTAIRAAIITTSSMEIKTGKDDIVGLISLLPGKNILLKEEWGESDYVIRSKKYVGKSVSEEIVPTIIQINNDCKGLEDEKNVVKTMDGKCATFIGYGSGGWLQLASKVEAETIEIKAPKGIKLVAAPELDFSYAAVDKKGIGFAFTSNSREQSVGLGIKVSKSRETSAEAIHRVSSLVGHFITLDTDETIYTEGAYIKAEEKLTTRSKLEIHDVVYDTKTHSQRKVEGFLGLKLGIQNSIAGLIESGKSVDKSIRQGGKEGAINTAFAAWDAYNTLMGIAAGGGLFQGGVWLSASYSESSNELDKRTVKFTTIEVGKEEDGKLKEGTYESTSEELRLKSTQIKAYDAYFNTNKLTTNTANNEEHRRSQGGGINIQVGMSGTVGSNVGGNTGKLNSDEIVPIHAEIYVTNRLELKVKGHADIKGTFIEAKSLEASFESLILESVKELEESSGRSFGLSKGWGNSVSKNYGGSFEVSSGKRNVVSKLTRLVGQEDTNIIVAHALELNGAMIANAEVDEEGNYKDVGNLILTVGELFVKHVYDSDEGHTLGASINYITENKGSDGKISKYGVVIGGRDGDGYTFATIGKGEVKCTESEVNKVCEIEKANRDVSKTSSFDYNYKIETIRAKFSSLNEETKKKAIENLKSGKFFENIATSFMDAVGEVGEALGNILPNKESITQDEKTKFNPKDQVFTNNKYARKNTLDELSEIDQKILEKYPELNGDIYKKLSIIRLAHHLESNNLVLDRNGAIDTAYAAVSKYMSENPVIRPAALPLAAMGIGQAIRSCATSSACVKAVLEISIGAAAWLGIKITTDKLNEESYKDSNDDISKDKQQTQQEPGTAVASSGAPDPDDDFDPGDNNDDNKFEETIKETNNKDGKFTSSQKFTESEALELGEKWLGEGYKEIDKGVFRSADGLRQFRIDRGSIEGNHPPYPRHFHLERYNQVGKRITNNHIIIK
- a CDS encoding IS6 family transposase, with product MFKVDPKLMKYFKNHEYGAEIIMVSLYMKGRYSLSYREIEEIGGLRGLNIDHATLQRWVVKFMPILEGRFRKRKKPVNGSWRMDETYIKVKGKWVYLYRAVDKYGDTIDFMLRAKRDKRAAKAFFRKAIKSSGQPIKVNIDKSGSNTSALNSINKPLSKEDQIEIRHNKYLNNRIEGDHRFVKKRTRPMLGFKSFRSAARTIAGIELLHMIKKGQLADNDNYNSDFDKFLSLTA